The following are from one region of the Sphingomonas sp. J315 genome:
- a CDS encoding PaaI family thioesterase has protein sequence MSFTLPPYAETIGIVIEPGDGAPVLAMPFGSGVLGRPGFVHGGALSGLLEMAAIAALKHALAADGRGQSRIKPVNVTVDFMRGGREKVTRAQGKVSRLGNRVANVEAFAWQDDPERPVAAARMNFLISSAPA, from the coding sequence ATGAGCTTCACCCTCCCGCCCTATGCCGAGACGATCGGTATTGTGATCGAGCCTGGCGACGGCGCGCCGGTGCTGGCGATGCCGTTCGGCAGCGGCGTGCTGGGGCGCCCCGGCTTCGTCCATGGCGGCGCGCTGTCGGGATTGCTGGAGATGGCGGCGATCGCAGCGCTCAAACACGCGCTGGCGGCGGACGGGCGCGGGCAGTCCCGGATCAAGCCGGTCAACGTCACCGTCGATTTCATGCGCGGCGGGCGTGAGAAGGTGACGCGCGCACAGGGCAAGGTCAGCCGTCTCGGCAACCGGGTCGCCAATGTCGAGGCGTTCGCGTGGCAGGATGATCCCGAGCGTCCGGTCGCGGCGGCGCGGATGAATTTCCTGATTAGTTCGGCACCAGCCTGA
- a CDS encoding PaaI family thioesterase: MTAPTPFDPAMFFARRVGGHGDALGIRYRAHGTDWCELALPFDSRLIGDVERGVLASGPIITLLDMATSVAVWMKRGGFLPHATLDLRVDYLRPAAAGQTVIGRGECYRITRSVGFVRGIAHDGDPNDPVAHVAGTFMFMEASA, encoded by the coding sequence ATGACGGCACCGACGCCCTTCGACCCTGCAATGTTCTTCGCGCGCCGCGTCGGCGGACATGGCGATGCGCTGGGCATCCGCTATCGCGCGCATGGCACGGACTGGTGCGAGCTGGCGCTGCCCTTCGATTCGCGGCTGATCGGCGATGTCGAGCGCGGGGTGCTGGCGTCGGGGCCGATCATCACGTTGCTCGACATGGCGACCAGCGTCGCGGTGTGGATGAAGCGGGGCGGGTTCCTGCCGCATGCGACGCTCGACCTGCGCGTCGACTATCTGCGCCCGGCAGCGGCTGGGCAGACGGTGATCGGGCGGGGCGAATGTTATCGGATCACCCGATCGGTCGGCTTCGTGCGCGGCATCGCGCATGATGGCGATCCCAACGATCCGGTCGCGCATGTCGCCGGCACCTTCATGTTCATGGAAGCGTCGGCATGA
- a CDS encoding transposase has translation MTRIIDPGPGGPMTLDELVDALETTPFDPHDEESFAALGPLLARLGRNRAFLADLAIAELKQRCAGQSAANGYGAQVFLLRPPNARFVLRANFWPSHDDGILQASGTAPFVYGMAHDHNFPFLTYGYLGPGYWSDYWERDPDRPEDPMRFTGRRRIEPGQLALYRMRRDVHAQLPPDAFSVTLNILGSHPSHRWIDQYRFDPTTGGIAEVLTTAPSEGLATIAAHLGGGNGLDLIDHLARRHPHPRMRATAVAALASARPGDPEALTLIARAVPDHPVLDASSADRVLPARAITSGGPGDSVRSRDTAA, from the coding sequence ATGACCAGGATCATCGATCCGGGTCCGGGCGGCCCGATGACACTCGACGAACTGGTCGACGCGCTGGAGACGACACCCTTCGATCCGCATGACGAGGAAAGCTTCGCGGCGCTCGGCCCGCTGCTCGCCCGGCTGGGGCGCAATCGCGCCTTCCTCGCCGATCTCGCCATCGCCGAACTCAAGCAGCGCTGCGCCGGGCAGAGCGCCGCCAATGGCTATGGTGCGCAGGTTTTCCTGCTGCGCCCGCCCAATGCCCGCTTCGTGCTGCGCGCCAATTTTTGGCCCTCACATGACGATGGCATCCTCCAGGCGAGCGGGACCGCGCCGTTCGTCTATGGGATGGCGCACGATCACAATTTCCCGTTCCTGACCTATGGCTATCTCGGCCCGGGCTATTGGAGCGATTATTGGGAGCGCGACCCCGATCGCCCCGAGGACCCGATGCGCTTCACCGGACGACGGCGGATCGAGCCAGGGCAGCTGGCGCTCTATCGCATGCGCCGCGACGTCCATGCGCAGCTGCCGCCCGACGCCTTCTCGGTGACGCTCAACATCTTGGGCAGCCACCCATCGCACCGCTGGATCGACCAGTATCGCTTCGACCCGACGACTGGCGGAATCGCCGAAGTGCTCACCACCGCCCCCTCCGAAGGGCTGGCGACGATCGCCGCGCATCTCGGCGGCGGCAACGGGCTCGACCTGATCGACCATCTTGCCCGGCGTCACCCGCATCCCCGGATGCGCGCCACCGCAGTTGCGGCGCTGGCGTCGGCGCGGCCCGGCGATCCGGAGGCGCTGACGCTGATCGCGCGCGCCGTCCCCGACCACCCCGTTTTGGATGCATCTTCGGCAGACAGGGTGCTGCCGGCCCGCGCAATAACATCGGGTGGCCCCGGTGATTCTGTCCGAAGTCGAGATACCGCAGCTTGA
- a CDS encoding winged helix-turn-helix domain-containing protein, which yields MILSEVEIPQLERAMHARGYVLKIGALEVGDPVPDPASHVAAILCRWRTGQAIAAGSVPRIALASNSAALIAALDAGASDAVAVPVDPDELAARVDLRVRRHAAIPLSVGALTLDPVTRTVIRSGSRIRLVPREFALLRYLAEHSGRFVTRAELLEGVWNLHFDPGTNVVAVHVSNLRAKLDRPFPTAMVQSCKGLGYRLVAG from the coding sequence GTGATTCTGTCCGAAGTCGAGATACCGCAGCTTGAGCGCGCGATGCACGCACGTGGCTATGTTCTAAAGATCGGGGCGCTGGAGGTCGGCGACCCGGTGCCCGATCCGGCATCGCATGTCGCAGCAATCCTGTGCCGGTGGCGGACCGGACAGGCGATCGCGGCAGGATCGGTCCCGCGCATCGCACTCGCCAGCAACAGCGCGGCGCTGATCGCCGCACTCGATGCGGGCGCGTCCGACGCCGTCGCGGTGCCGGTCGATCCCGACGAGCTGGCCGCGCGAGTCGACCTCCGCGTGCGCCGACATGCCGCCATCCCGCTCAGTGTCGGTGCGCTGACACTCGATCCGGTCACGCGCACCGTCATCCGATCGGGCAGCCGCATCAGGCTGGTCCCGCGCGAATTCGCACTGCTCCGCTACCTCGCCGAGCACTCCGGCCGCTTCGTCACCCGCGCCGAGCTGCTCGAAGGCGTCTGGAATCTGCACTTCGACCCCGGCACCAATGTCGTCGCGGTGCACGTCTCAAACCTGCGCGCCAAGCTCGACCGGCCCTTCCCGACGGCAATGGTCCAGAGCTGCAAGGGGCTAGGCTATCGCCTCGTTGCTGGTTAA
- a CDS encoding crotonase/enoyl-CoA hydratase family protein — MTEQRVTIDIANGIADVRLARPDKMNALDPAMFAGIAGAIDQLAATPGLRAVVLSGEGNAFCAGLDMASMAGGGTGLDIHARSHGEANLFQQVAWGWRNLPVPVIAAAHGVAFGGGFQILSGADIRVMAPDTRCSIMEMKWGIVPDMAGFALWRTTVRDDVLRELTYTAREFLAEEALALGFVTHISDAPYAAAMDIAAAIAARNPDAIRAAKRLANLSADASAGPILAAESAEQAKLLRSPNQMEAVMANMQKRTPKFTD, encoded by the coding sequence ATGACCGAACAGCGCGTGACCATCGACATCGCCAATGGCATCGCCGACGTCCGGCTGGCCCGGCCCGACAAGATGAACGCGCTCGACCCGGCAATGTTCGCCGGGATTGCGGGCGCAATCGACCAGCTGGCCGCGACGCCGGGGCTGCGTGCGGTAGTGCTGTCAGGCGAAGGCAACGCCTTCTGCGCCGGGCTCGACATGGCGAGCATGGCAGGCGGTGGCACCGGGCTCGACATCCATGCGCGCAGCCATGGCGAGGCCAATCTGTTCCAGCAGGTCGCCTGGGGCTGGCGCAACCTGCCCGTCCCCGTCATCGCGGCGGCGCACGGCGTCGCGTTCGGCGGCGGATTTCAGATCCTGTCCGGGGCCGATATCCGCGTCATGGCACCGGATACGCGCTGCTCGATCATGGAGATGAAGTGGGGGATCGTCCCCGACATGGCCGGATTCGCGCTGTGGCGGACGACGGTGCGCGACGATGTGCTGCGCGAGCTGACCTATACCGCGCGCGAATTCCTTGCCGAGGAGGCACTGGCGCTGGGCTTCGTCACCCACATCTCCGACGCGCCCTATGCCGCAGCGATGGACATCGCTGCCGCGATCGCCGCGCGCAACCCTGACGCGATCCGCGCCGCCAAACGCCTCGCCAACCTGTCCGCTGACGCCAGCGCTGGCCCGATCCTCGCCGCCGAGAGCGCCGAACAGGCAAAGCTGCTCCGCTCGCCCAACCAGATGGAGGCAGTGATGGCAAACATGCAGAAGCGCACGCCGAAATTCACCGACTGA
- a CDS encoding acetyl-CoA C-acyltransferase, with the protein MREAAIVSTARTGIGKAYRGAFNATEAPVLAGHVMNAAVERAGIDPARIDDIFWGVGNQWGTQGGNAGRMAVFAAGLPQSVPAFTLDRKCGSGLTALALAARSIIAGDIDVALSGGMESISLTVTKDAPRFANKSVLANEPHAYMPMIETAEIVAERYGISRAAQDAYAAQSQQRAEAGLANGAFAEEIVAVTVEKALFDKEGNRTGTETVTVTQDEGIRPGTTAEALAGLKTVWKDGQVIKEGRHITAGNASQLSDGAAAQIVMDRATAQAEGKEILGIYRGFQAAGCGPDEMGIGPVFAIPKLLDRAGLSVADIGLWELNEAFASQCLYCRDTLGIDPEKYNVNGGAIAIGHPFGMTGARLVGHALIEGRKRGVRWVVVSMCTAGGMGAAGLFEIV; encoded by the coding sequence ATGCGCGAAGCCGCGATCGTCTCCACCGCCCGGACGGGCATCGGCAAGGCCTATCGCGGCGCGTTCAACGCGACCGAAGCACCGGTCCTCGCCGGCCATGTGATGAACGCAGCGGTCGAACGCGCGGGGATCGACCCGGCACGGATCGATGACATCTTTTGGGGCGTCGGCAACCAATGGGGTACCCAGGGCGGCAATGCCGGGCGCATGGCGGTGTTCGCCGCCGGGCTGCCGCAAAGCGTTCCCGCCTTCACGCTCGACCGCAAATGCGGATCGGGCCTCACTGCCCTCGCCCTCGCCGCGCGCTCGATCATCGCGGGGGACATCGACGTCGCGCTCTCCGGCGGCATGGAATCGATCAGCTTGACGGTGACCAAGGATGCGCCGCGCTTCGCGAACAAGTCGGTCCTCGCCAACGAGCCGCATGCCTATATGCCGATGATCGAGACCGCCGAGATCGTCGCCGAACGCTATGGCATCAGCCGCGCGGCGCAGGACGCCTATGCCGCACAGAGCCAGCAGCGCGCCGAGGCGGGCCTCGCCAATGGTGCCTTTGCCGAGGAGATCGTTGCCGTAACGGTCGAGAAAGCGCTGTTCGACAAGGAAGGCAACCGCACCGGGACCGAGACGGTCACGGTGACGCAGGACGAGGGTATCCGCCCCGGCACCACCGCCGAAGCGCTCGCCGGACTCAAGACCGTGTGGAAGGACGGGCAGGTCATCAAGGAGGGGCGCCACATCACCGCCGGCAATGCCAGCCAGCTGTCGGACGGCGCGGCGGCGCAGATCGTGATGGATCGCGCCACCGCCCAGGCCGAGGGCAAGGAGATCCTCGGCATCTATCGCGGCTTTCAGGCGGCGGGATGCGGCCCCGACGAAATGGGCATCGGCCCGGTGTTCGCGATCCCGAAGCTGCTCGACCGCGCGGGGCTGTCGGTCGCCGATATCGGGCTGTGGGAGCTTAACGAAGCGTTCGCCAGCCAGTGCCTCTATTGCCGCGACACTCTCGGCATCGACCCCGAGAAGTATAATGTGAACGGCGGCGCGATCGCGATCGGCCATCCGTTCGGGATGACCGGCGCGCGGCTGGTCGGCCATGCGCTGATCGAAGGGCGCAAGCGCGGCGTGCGCTGGGTCGTGGTGTCGATGTGCACCGCGGGCGGCATGGGCGCGGCAGGGTTGTTCGAGATCGTCTGA
- the hemC gene encoding hydroxymethylbilane synthase, with amino-acid sequence MLLRLGTRASPLALIQANMVRDALLAAHGWSPDAIEIVPIRTTGDRVQDRPLAEIGGKALWTKELDRALLDRAIDLAVHSMKDVETIRPDTIAVAAMLPRADVRDRLIGAASIDALPHGARIGTSSPRRAAQLRRLRPDLAIVPLRGNVDTRRAKVAAGEADATLLAAAGLERLGYADIGVAIDVDLLLPAPSQGAVGIEVRAEDAATRSQVAAIGDAATERCVWAERALLAALGGDCHSPIAALATLEEDGLRLRAEILNADGSEHVGVERRSLHGTAQEAVALAQALLGRASPQLRRMFGH; translated from the coding sequence ATGCTTCTCCGTCTCGGTACCCGCGCGTCGCCGCTCGCTCTCATTCAGGCCAATATGGTCCGCGACGCGCTGCTCGCAGCGCATGGCTGGTCGCCCGACGCGATCGAGATCGTACCGATCCGCACCACCGGCGACAGAGTGCAGGACCGCCCGCTCGCCGAGATCGGCGGCAAGGCGTTGTGGACCAAGGAACTGGACCGGGCGCTGCTCGACCGCGCGATCGACCTTGCGGTGCATTCGATGAAGGATGTCGAAACGATCCGGCCCGACACGATCGCGGTCGCGGCGATGCTCCCGCGCGCCGATGTCCGCGACCGGCTGATCGGCGCGGCATCGATCGACGCGCTGCCGCATGGCGCGCGCATCGGTACGAGCTCGCCGCGTCGCGCGGCGCAGTTGCGTCGCCTGCGCCCCGATCTCGCCATCGTTCCCTTGCGCGGCAATGTCGACACACGCCGTGCCAAGGTCGCCGCGGGCGAGGCGGACGCGACGCTGCTCGCCGCAGCGGGCCTCGAACGGCTGGGCTATGCCGATATCGGTGTGGCGATCGACGTCGATCTGCTGCTCCCCGCCCCGTCGCAGGGCGCAGTCGGGATCGAGGTGCGCGCCGAGGACGCCGCGACCCGCAGCCAGGTCGCGGCGATCGGCGACGCCGCCACCGAACGCTGTGTCTGGGCCGAGCGTGCCCTGCTCGCCGCGCTCGGCGGCGATTGCCACTCGCCGATCGCCGCGCTTGCGACACTCGAGGAGGACGGGCTGCGTCTTCGCGCCGAAATCCTGAATGCGGACGGGTCCGAGCATGTCGGGGTCGAGCGCCGCAGCCTTCACGGCACGGCCCAGGAGGCCGTCGCGCTCGCGCAGGCACTGCTCGGTCGCGCCTCGCCCCAACTGCGCCGCATGTTCGGGCATTGA
- a CDS encoding uroporphyrinogen-III synthase, whose product MTRPIAILRPAPGSDATASRVRDVGLDPLLVPLFKVVPLDWTPPDPAEFGALLLTSANAARYAGDGLTMLARLPVLAVGPQTGRAAEHAGLRVVECGSRGVAALLARQPMCQRVLWLSGRDRMTIEHPAIRAVIPVYANEGVDLTRDAAMRLPGSVALVHSARATRQLAAQLDAHGIARNCVRIAAISARAADADGRGWDRVAIAAEPNDTALIAAAHRLAIDP is encoded by the coding sequence TTGACGCGACCGATCGCCATCTTGCGCCCCGCGCCGGGCAGCGACGCCACCGCGAGTCGGGTGCGCGACGTCGGGCTCGACCCGTTGCTGGTGCCGCTGTTCAAGGTGGTCCCGCTTGACTGGACGCCGCCCGACCCTGCCGAATTCGGCGCGCTGTTGCTGACCAGCGCCAATGCAGCGCGTTACGCCGGTGACGGACTCACCATGCTCGCTCGGCTGCCGGTGCTGGCGGTGGGGCCGCAGACCGGGCGCGCTGCGGAGCACGCCGGGCTTCGCGTCGTCGAATGCGGCAGTCGGGGCGTCGCCGCCTTGTTGGCACGCCAGCCGATGTGCCAGCGGGTATTGTGGCTGTCCGGGCGCGACCGGATGACGATCGAGCATCCGGCGATCCGCGCGGTCATCCCGGTCTATGCCAATGAGGGGGTCGATCTGACCCGTGACGCCGCGATGCGGTTGCCGGGCAGCGTCGCGCTTGTCCATTCGGCGCGCGCAACCCGTCAGCTCGCGGCCCAGCTCGATGCACACGGCATCGCGCGCAATTGCGTGCGGATCGCGGCGATCAGCGCCCGCGCCGCCGACGCCGACGGGCGCGGATGGGACCGGGTCGCAATCGCCGCCGAGCCCAACGACACCGCATTGATCGCCGCCGCACACCGGCTGGCGATTGACCCCTGA
- a CDS encoding acyl-CoA dehydrogenase, with product MAAMGRFDWQDPFALDAQLTDEERMVRDAARAYAQEQLLPRVTRAFLDENFDREIMSEMGQLGLLGPTIPETYGGAGLGYVAYGLVAREVEAVDSGYRSAMSVQSSLVMHPIHAYGTEEQKRKYLPKLASGEWVGCFGLTEPDAGSDPGGMRTRAAKIDGGYRLTGSKMWITNSPIADVFVVWAKSEAHGGGIKGFVLEKGMKGLSTPKIEGKLSLRASITGEIVMDGVEVSEDALLPEVQGLKGPFGCLNRARYGIAWGTMGAAEACFHAARQYTLDRAQFGRPLAATQLVQLKLANMETEIALGLQAALRAGRMFDEGSLAPEAISIIKRNNCGKALDIARVARDMHGGNGISAEFHVMRHAINLETVNTYEGTHDVHGLILGRAITGIAAF from the coding sequence ATGGCCGCCATGGGCCGGTTCGACTGGCAGGATCCGTTCGCGCTCGACGCGCAGCTGACCGACGAAGAGCGGATGGTCCGCGACGCGGCGCGCGCCTATGCGCAGGAGCAGCTGCTGCCGCGCGTCACCCGCGCATTCCTCGACGAGAATTTCGACCGCGAGATCATGTCGGAGATGGGCCAGCTCGGCCTGCTCGGCCCGACCATCCCCGAAACCTATGGCGGCGCGGGCCTTGGCTATGTCGCCTATGGCCTGGTGGCGCGCGAGGTCGAGGCGGTCGATTCGGGCTATCGCAGCGCGATGAGCGTGCAGTCGAGCCTGGTGATGCACCCGATCCACGCCTATGGCACCGAGGAGCAGAAGCGGAAGTACCTGCCCAAGCTCGCCAGCGGCGAATGGGTCGGATGCTTCGGTCTGACCGAGCCCGATGCCGGCAGCGACCCCGGCGGAATGCGCACCCGCGCGGCCAAGATCGACGGTGGCTACCGCCTGACCGGATCGAAGATGTGGATCACCAATTCGCCGATCGCCGATGTCTTCGTCGTCTGGGCAAAGAGCGAGGCGCATGGTGGCGGGATCAAGGGCTTTGTCCTCGAAAAGGGCATGAAGGGTCTGTCCACGCCGAAGATCGAGGGCAAGCTGTCCTTGCGCGCATCGATCACCGGCGAGATCGTGATGGACGGCGTCGAGGTGAGCGAGGACGCGCTGCTCCCCGAGGTTCAGGGGCTGAAGGGACCGTTCGGCTGCCTCAACCGCGCGCGCTACGGCATCGCCTGGGGCACGATGGGCGCGGCGGAGGCCTGCTTCCACGCGGCGCGCCAGTACACGCTCGACCGCGCCCAATTCGGCCGCCCGCTCGCCGCGACCCAGCTGGTGCAATTGAAGCTCGCCAATATGGAGACCGAAATCGCGCTCGGCCTTCAGGCAGCGCTGCGCGCGGGCCGCATGTTCGACGAAGGCAGCCTCGCCCCGGAAGCGATCAGCATCATCAAGCGCAACAATTGCGGGAAGGCGCTCGATATCGCCCGGGTCGCGCGCGACATGCATGGCGGCAACGGCATCTCCGCCGAATTCCATGTGATGCGCCACGCGATCAACCTCGAAACCGTCAACACCTATGAGGGCACGCACGACGTCCACGGCCTGATCCTCGGCCGCGCGATCACCGGGATCGCCGCGTTCTGA
- a CDS encoding GNAT family N-acetyltransferase: MTPDRQPTLHGELVTIRPLVAEDWDALFAVASDPLIWELHPANDRWQEPVFRKFFAEALACSGGLAILDKATGAVIGSSRYDYWVPEDDEIEIGWTFISRAYWGGTYNREIKRLMLDHIHRFVNRVVFLVGQDNLRSRGAMEKIGGRLIPGRTHRGGGKSFPDHVVYEICRA; the protein is encoded by the coding sequence ATGACGCCGGATCGGCAGCCGACACTGCACGGCGAGTTGGTCACAATTCGCCCGCTTGTTGCGGAGGATTGGGACGCCCTCTTCGCCGTCGCCTCCGACCCGCTGATCTGGGAACTCCACCCTGCCAACGACCGCTGGCAGGAGCCGGTGTTCCGCAAATTCTTCGCCGAGGCACTCGCGTGCAGCGGGGGACTTGCGATCCTCGACAAGGCGACCGGCGCGGTGATCGGCTCCAGTCGCTACGATTATTGGGTTCCTGAAGACGACGAGATCGAGATCGGTTGGACCTTCATATCTCGCGCCTATTGGGGCGGCACCTACAACCGCGAAATCAAGCGGCTGATGCTCGACCATATCCACCGCTTCGTGAACCGTGTGGTGTTCCTCGTCGGACAGGACAATCTCCGATCACGCGGCGCGATGGAGAAGATCGGCGGACGTCTGATCCCGGGCCGCACCCATCGCGGCGGCGGGAAATCCTTCCCCGACCATGTCGTGTACGAGATTTGCCGCGCATGA
- a CDS encoding CaiB/BaiF CoA transferase family protein — protein MKPLAGIKVVELARILAGPWCGQLLADLGAEVIKVERPGAGDDTRHWGPPFLHDADGVSRDAAYYHAANRGKTARFIDIATPEGQAEVRALVAESDVVIENYKVGGLVKYGLDHASLSTINPRLITCSITGFGQTGPYAHRAGYDFIIQGMGGIMSLTGEPDGAPQKAGIAYADIFTGVYSAVAILAALRQRDATGVGAHIDMALLDTQVAVLANQALNWMANPAKVPHRMGNGHANLAPYQAFTASDGDLIIAVGNDGQFRKLCSVLGLTLAEDPDFATNPARVRNRARLIAPLQAAVAGWTKQALSDALEAQGVPAGPINTVDEVFADPQVIARGMAIMAQGLPGVASPIVIDDQRMVSDRASPARPVED, from the coding sequence ATGAAACCGCTCGCCGGGATCAAGGTTGTCGAACTCGCCCGGATTCTCGCCGGACCGTGGTGCGGACAGCTGCTCGCCGATCTCGGCGCTGAGGTGATCAAGGTCGAGCGTCCGGGTGCTGGCGACGACACCCGCCACTGGGGCCCGCCCTTCCTGCATGACGCCGATGGGGTCAGCCGCGACGCCGCCTATTATCACGCGGCCAATCGCGGAAAGACCGCGCGCTTCATCGACATCGCGACGCCCGAAGGTCAGGCTGAAGTCCGCGCGCTAGTGGCCGAATCCGATGTCGTGATCGAAAACTACAAGGTCGGCGGCCTCGTCAAATACGGCCTCGATCATGCCAGCCTCAGCACGATCAACCCGCGCCTGATCACCTGCTCGATTACCGGCTTCGGCCAAACCGGCCCCTATGCGCACCGCGCCGGATATGACTTCATCATTCAGGGAATGGGCGGGATCATGTCGCTGACCGGCGAGCCCGACGGCGCACCGCAAAAGGCGGGGATCGCCTATGCCGACATCTTCACCGGCGTCTATTCCGCCGTCGCGATCCTCGCTGCTTTGCGCCAGCGCGATGCGACGGGAGTTGGCGCGCATATCGACATGGCGCTGCTCGACACCCAGGTCGCGGTGCTCGCCAATCAGGCGCTCAACTGGATGGCCAACCCGGCAAAGGTGCCGCACCGCATGGGCAACGGCCACGCCAACCTCGCCCCCTATCAGGCGTTCACCGCCAGCGACGGCGACCTGATCATCGCGGTCGGCAATGACGGGCAATTCCGAAAGCTGTGCAGCGTTCTCGGCCTCACCCTCGCCGAAGACCCCGATTTCGCGACCAACCCGGCACGCGTGCGCAACCGCGCCCGCCTGATCGCGCCGCTTCAGGCGGCGGTGGCAGGCTGGACCAAACAGGCACTGTCCGACGCGCTCGAGGCACAGGGGGTGCCCGCCGGGCCGATCAACACCGTGGACGAGGTGTTCGCCGACCCGCAGGTGATCGCGCGCGGCATGGCGATCATGGCGCAGGGGCTCCCGGGAGTCGCCAGCCCGATCGTGATCGACGACCAGCGCATGGTCAGCGACCGCGCCAGCCCCGCACGCCCTGTGGAGGACTGA
- a CDS encoding NAD(P)/FAD-dependent oxidoreductase: protein MAGCGTAGLAAALLLHRDGHRVTLFERFDSPRPLGSGLLIQPTGQAVLRALGLEAELLARGARVQRLIGHADDRCVLDVRYAALKRGGIGIGVHRATLFAILHDAVFEEGIAIEAGQAITGCADGRLQFAVRASAGPFDLIVDAMGSRSPLIPAAPPLAFGALWADLDWAGDFIPDALQQHYRRASVMAGVLPIGTPRHASGPRAALFWSLRADRLADWRAAGLAMWKEQVLELWPATAPLLDQIADPQQLTFASYAHRTLRQPVADRLIHIGDAWHSTSPQLGQGANMALLDAYALALGLRRSRALPDALAETVRLRRDQIALYQLLSRVLTPVYQSDGTAIPWLRDRVMGPVSKLWPFTAAQAALVSGAVGHPLARLGLSA from the coding sequence GTGGCAGGATGCGGCACCGCCGGACTTGCCGCTGCGCTGCTGCTCCATCGAGACGGCCATCGCGTCACCTTGTTCGAGCGATTTGATTCGCCGCGCCCGCTCGGCTCGGGCCTGCTGATCCAGCCAACCGGGCAGGCCGTCCTGCGTGCGTTGGGCCTCGAAGCCGAGCTGCTCGCGCGCGGAGCGCGCGTCCAGCGGCTGATCGGCCATGCCGACGATCGCTGCGTTCTCGACGTGCGATACGCCGCGTTGAAGCGAGGCGGGATCGGGATCGGCGTCCACCGTGCGACACTCTTCGCGATCCTCCACGATGCCGTTTTCGAAGAAGGTATCGCGATCGAGGCAGGGCAAGCGATCACGGGTTGCGCCGATGGACGACTACAGTTCGCGGTCCGCGCAAGCGCAGGGCCATTCGATCTGATCGTCGACGCGATGGGCAGCCGCTCGCCGCTCATCCCCGCGGCGCCGCCGCTTGCGTTCGGCGCGCTCTGGGCCGATCTCGACTGGGCGGGCGACTTCATCCCCGATGCGCTCCAGCAACACTATCGCCGCGCCAGCGTGATGGCCGGAGTGCTGCCGATCGGCACCCCGCGCCACGCGAGCGGACCCCGCGCGGCCTTGTTCTGGTCGCTGCGCGCCGACCGGCTGGCGGACTGGCGCGCAGCGGGTCTCGCGATGTGGAAAGAACAGGTGCTGGAACTATGGCCCGCCACCGCGCCGTTGCTCGACCAGATCGCCGACCCGCAGCAACTGACCTTCGCCAGCTACGCCCACCGCACCTTGCGCCAACCGGTCGCCGACCGACTGATCCATATCGGCGATGCGTGGCATTCGACCAGCCCGCAGCTGGGGCAGGGGGCGAACATGGCGTTGCTCGACGCCTATGCCCTTGCGCTTGGTCTGCGCCGGAGCCGCGCGCTGCCCGACGCACTCGCAGAAACGGTGCGGCTGCGGCGCGACCAGATCGCCCTGTATCAGTTGCTCAGCCGCGTGTTGACACCGGTCTATCAATCCGACGGTACGGCGATCCCATGGCTGCGCGATCGGGTGATGGGTCCGGTGTCAAAGCTATGGCCGTTTACCGCAGCACAGGCGGCATTGGTCAGTGGTGCGGTGGGTCACCCGCTCGCTCGCCTCGGACTCAGCGCGTGA